TTCCCTCCCGGTGTTGATGTAGGAGTAATGGGGAAGTGTGACGCCCTGCGGGTGCGTCCGCCGGTACCGCTGTACGTAGATGACCGAACAGGTATCCGACCCCCCGACGTCTACGTCGGGTGGCGCAGAACCGTCGCCCGAGAGCAACAGATCGAAATCGCGGTAGGGTTGGTCGGGATCCCCCTCTCCGGCAAAGAACTCGGTGCTGATCGTGGTCGTATCGCCTCTGACGTCCCGGTACGCCGACTCGGTGTCGGCGTCGAGAATCACTACATCGGCGTCGGTCGCCGAGAGGACGTACTCGAGCGTCTCTCCGGTGAACCGGGTGTCGATGGGGGCGGCGACGGCCCCGATCTTCGCGAGCGCGAAGACGGCGTACAGGTACTCCGGACGGTTGTACATGTAGAGACAGACCGCGTCTCCGGCGGTAACGCCGCTCGAGAGCAGTCGGTTTGCGATCGCGTTCGCTCGTGAGTCGATCTCTTCGTAGGAGAATTCCGTGTCCTGGTACCGGAAGAACGTCTCGTCGCCGTGCTCTGCTGCGCGTCGCTCCAGGAGTTCGCCGAGCGTCCGGACCGAATCCGATACGGCGGCCATCTCACTTCCCCTCGTTTTGAAGCCGTTGCTCGAGGTCGCCGACCGTCTCGACGAGCCTCTCGCCGAGGTTCTCCGGGTGGTTTCCCGCGAAGTTACGTGAATGACCGAAGACGCCGATCGCGTGGCGTCTGTCGTCCGCGTCGCGGAATCCGACGCCGACCGAGAGGATACCGAGTACCGCCTCCCCCTCGCTGACTGCGAAGCCGCGTTCGCGAACCGCCTCAAGTTCGACGAGGAGATCCCCGACGTCGGTCGTCGTCCGTCGCGTCTGCCCCGGGAGGCCATGGTGGTCGGCGACCCGTTCGACGTACTCGTCGGACGCACCGGCGAGAATCGCCTTCCCCAGCGCGTGCGTGTGGAGGTACGAACGCTTTCCGACGCGCCCGTACGTGGTGGTCGCGCCCTCCGGAGTCGCGTTCTCGATGAAGTATCCACGACCGAGTTCTTCGGTGACCCACCACGTCGACTGCGCTAACTCGTCTGCAACGGCCTGCACCGTCCCGACGACCGATCGCTTGATGCCGGTCATGTTCTTCGCCGCCGTTCCGTGGGTCAGAAAGCGGAGCCCGAGTCGATAGGTCCCGCCGTCGTTCACGAGGTACCCCTCCATCTCGAGCGTGGCCAGGTAGTTGTGAACCGAACTCTTCGATAGATCCAACTCTTCGGTCAGTTGCGCAGGTGTCGCACCGCCGAGTGCCTGCAGTCGGTTGATCAATTCAAACGCCGTCCGAACCGACTTGACCTGCCGTGATGGGGTGTTCGCGAGCATTGCACGATACATCGAGGCAGCGTATATATCACTTTTTCTAATCGTAAATAGATCTAGATAAGATGGGGGTATGAGCAGACAAATTAATCCACATATAGTAATAAGTTTCACTTCACGGTGTCTCACTGGAACGTGTATCGATCTGAAAACACAGTGCTCTTACTACGGGGCCCGTCCCACGACCGTTCGTCAGATCGTCTACTAATAGTGGATACGTCTGATATCGTACTGTATATAGTATCCGCATACACTGGACTCGGTTAATCTCTTCTCCGTCATTATTCGCGCGCCCTTTGACGGACGTATCGATCCATACAGGGCCTATACCGTGCGCATAACACACGTATTTTTGTTAGATCAATTCGCTCGGGCCGCAGCTCAGCGGTATATACAGTAACCATGACAAACCTTCGGCTGAGATAGTCAAGGAGTACAACTACTGCTGGGAAATCGGAAGCGGCTACCAGTCAATCTAGCGGTTCATAGCCCCCACAACCTCGAAGCACTTTGGGTTTCGATCTTCTATTTCGCCTGCGCCTGTCTGCTGTACTTGATCTGGCGAGCCGTCGATTTACCCGTGCAGGTAGAACAGACCGCCGAGTACAAGCATCCTCCGATCGTGACGACCGACAACACATTGACGTTGCTGAAGAAGGAGGCCGGGATCAGATAGCGAGAGTCTCAACCCGAGATAGCGTGATTTTCTGATTGGCAACGCTATTGGGGTCCTCAGAGAATCACTGACCTAGTCGTTAGCGCGAGACAGGAAGAAGCGAATGAGAGGTAATCTGGAGCCGTTCCCGCTCACTGATTCGCCCCAGACCGCACATCACAGCCCCGCTACACCCGCTGTAGCCGAAACTTCCGCAACTGACAGTTCTGGACGAAGCAAGACCGACAGGCCATCCTCCGCTACGTCGACCAGCAAGTAGACACCGTCCTCGACGAAGGCGACGACCCGTTCCCGGCGTTCCGCGACCGCGTGATCGTCTACGTTCTCGCCCTCTTGGGCGTCCGCGGCGCTGAAGTGTTCCGCGACCCCGCCGCCGACCGCCGCGAGGGGCTGCGCCACCAATCGGTCGAGACGACCCACCAGGCGTATCACGACGTCCAAGCGGAGGAGACCGCCCGTCCCGTCGACGACATCCTGAACAGTGAATAGCGACACACCGCGTTTCCGCTGTATTTGGGAAAGCGGAAATCCTTCGAGCTGGTATCAAGAGTGTGCCTTATACACCAATCTCGTGATCAGAGAAAACAGGAACCAATTATCAATCTCCATTTCGTAGACGGAAGCTACCGCTTGTACTGCGGTATAAACCGTATAAAGCTATACTATTCACCAACACCTCGTCAGAGGAGGGAGGCTCAATCACCATAAGCTGTCGTGGGAAGCTAAACTCGATGGTACGCAGCTGATTGGAGATGCACCTAACGAATCGACGAATGGGCTCATAGCCGTCTCTTTGTAGAGGTCAGCAAGATCATACGTGATGGGACGATCCTTCTCGGAATTCGTAGTCAGTTTGAACCACACCAAGTGGGAAGAGGTATTCAGAAGATAGTTACTTTCGAGGAGAAAGATCGACTGTCGTTGCCCTAATTTGCCCACCCTACAGCGAGAGGGCCATGTACCTCGTTGATTAGCCCAGAGATTAAAACAGATATCTGTTACAGATAGCTGTAACAGGAGTCAATAACAGATATTTCGCATCGATTAAAAATTCCGCATGCAATCAGTGCTGGGTTATGATTTTGAACCTCCTTCAATAGATAACAGATATCCGTTGCGTTACTTCGTACTGGAGATCTGTTCCGACAATCAGTATTACTAATCTATAGCAGAAATCAGATACAAAAGTCTGTTACAGAGAGCTATAACAGATGCCAGTGCTAAAAATATGGGATGAGTTACCGAGTCAGTCAACAGAACTAATCGCCATACAGGACGTAATACAGACGTTGAGGACAGATA
The Halomarina pelagica DNA segment above includes these coding regions:
- a CDS encoding IclR family transcriptional regulator, which produces MLANTPSRQVKSVRTAFELINRLQALGGATPAQLTEELDLSKSSVHNYLATLEMEGYLVNDGGTYRLGLRFLTHGTAAKNMTGIKRSVVGTVQAVADELAQSTWWVTEELGRGYFIENATPEGATTTYGRVGKRSYLHTHALGKAILAGASDEYVERVADHHGLPGQTRRTTTDVGDLLVELEAVRERGFAVSEGEAVLGILSVGVGFRDADDRRHAIGVFGHSRNFAGNHPENLGERLVETVGDLEQRLQNEGK